The genomic region GTCATGTtgatgctattttatatcatttgaaCATATTTTGGCATCTTTTTTGTACAAATTTAtttgactaacctattaatccagtgACCAGTGTCAGCAGTGTCGTAACCAGGTCAGGGTCATGCCCCAGGCCAACCTTCTTTACTGCAGTATTTATGGTTGCTACAATGGCAAAATCACCTATGGCCCCAGGCCTTGGCCCCTGTTGCATGGGGCCTGGCCACGCCCCTGAGTGTCATATATATACACCTAGTAAATACATTAGTCCCTTCATCATTTTGCCATTAATCATCAAAATCCACCGGGGCACTACATGCACCTACACCAGACATACtgtctaaaagaaaaagaaaaagtatttgtaGACATACGTCACGCAATTGTGTGTGCTTATATGGATGTCCTCCTTTTCTCGCCAAATAGTTAGTCTTGTTTTTCTCGGAAATTGGTTTTAGCTCACAGGCTCCATGGAGCCTAGATTTTGGAAATTTCAAAAATCTAAGTTTGAAGTATCAAGATATTCTGGAAAAGAATGCACacatacatatggatgtatattacTGATGGAAAATACACTTTTATCTGAGCTAAAATAAATCATGTATTTGTAGCTCATATCAAAATGTATTTTATTATGAAATTTAACACATATATAGTATAAATGTCTATATACATGTGTGTTTGTTTTTGTCTTTTTCCTGAAATAAGTAAGTTATTTTTAAATTTTAAAATTATCGGACTCCACACAGCCCGAGAGCCAAAAATCCTCTATCTGTTTTTCACTGGTACTATAATATACCCAGTGCAGCAGGGGCGTGCCCCTCGTGTTCTCTTAAGAAAAATGGTGATGGAGATCTCTTGCCGGGCGCGCGCGATCTCAGTACTACAACATCAGCCACTCAGCCGGCGGATTAAATATAAAAACAAATCACTCGTCTCCGTGGCCACCGCCTGCGTCGCCACGTCCGTGGCAGGTGTTGGGAACACGTCTGCTAGGGCACGCGACAGACCGACGAAAGGGGACTGCTCGTCCAAAATTAGCCTCCAGCGCATCCGTAGGCATTAGAGCCAAAATCTCCGTACACCGGAGAGAGGAACTGAGCGAGTACTATAGACTATAGTGCTCCTCGTGTGCCTCGTGGTTGCCCGGCACCATGGCCTCCACTCCACATGGTTCATGGCATCAATAAGCAGGGGCGTAAGCCAACCTCGCGAAGATGCCCGCCTCTCCCCGATCGTGAAGGGCCGGCCGGATAGATTACTGCGATAGTTATATATCTGGCTCGTGTGTATATAAAGGCCGGCACTGGCCTTCCAGTTCTCCCATCCATTGCCATTGTCATCCATCTCTCGTGTGAGCAGCAATGGGTTTCGTTCACAAGGGTGGGGTTTGGTGCTTCCTCCTGCTCGCCGGGGTGCTgctggctgcggcggcggcaggcgcggAGCAGGACGATGGGGCGGTGGTCACTGCCGccccggaggtggaggaggaggtcggccggcGCGTTGATGGTCAGGGCAACGACTCGTGCGACATCAAGTGCCAACACCACCAAGTTCCGGCGAGGAAAAAGCAGTGCGTGGACGAGTGCCACAGTCGGGAGCATCATCACCCCAGCAGAGCGTCTTGCGAGACGAAGTGTAGCCTCTGGCAAGACCCGACGAGGAAGGAGCAGTGCGTGCAACAGTGCATGCGCCGCGGCCTCAGCGTCGATGTGGGCGGCAGCAACGGCGTCAACGAGCACCCCCACGCCCAGGAGGAGGAGCCCGGTCGGCGCGCCGATGCCCagagtgttagactatgtatagcttctgtacttatgtacgtattgtaacacatccattatatataatgagataagtcACCCCTAGAGGGTGGTGCTGGTTCCCCCAAatcttattgtcttacatggtatcacgctaggttacgatcgcttccgcttccaaaccctaatacccgcaccgccgccgcagccgccgccgccttcaccgccgccatgtcgagcgccgccaccaccggttccactgctgcggggttcctcccggcctctcttgcggctctgctcaacctcccgctcgatgccgtcgccgttccggctccgatcgggaccaggagcatcggctccgtctactccacgccgccggcgccctcgcttgggcgcgacctcgtggtccacaccgcggcgccgccgtccgctgcggactccgcgggcgtcgtcccgccgctcctgccgcaagcggatcacaccgccccgctggcggggttggcggcgtccgccccggccgcgggccttgcggcgtccgacccggccgcgagctttgcggcgtccgccctggctgcggtcccgcctcctcccgcatcggcttcggtgcctccggctgcctccatggtgtttgcaccccaggcagccccctcgatgggatcgtcttcgccgccgccgtttcacttcggtcatctcatcaccatcaagctctccgccgacaactacatcttctggcgtgcgcaggttctcccgctcttggggagtcactacctgctaggctacgtcgacggatcgcttccctgcccacccgcactggtagacagcgtgcacggtccggtctacaatccggcccatcgcgtctggacggggcaggaccaggcgaacctctcctccatccaggggtcgctctcgccggcagttgccggacttgttgtcttcgcgaagacgtctcatgaggcctggaccatccttgagcgaacctttgcagcgcagtcccaggctcgtgtctctgcactccgtcgtcagcttggagagtgtcagaagcttgactccactgccactgagttctacaacaaggtcaagggcctcgccgacacattggcctccattggacagcccctcaccgactccgagttcaactcgtttattgtcaatggtcttgatgaggagtatgatgccttagtcgagatcatcaacgagcggggcaactcgacacccatgctggcacacgaggttttctctcggctccttctcactgagcaacgggtcgagacacgccgctccaggggcactggctccctctcggccaacgccgccaccaagggtggccgctcttcttcatcaccccggtctcccttggggctgccaccgtcgcccgcctcggcccccccacctactgcgaccttaccgggggctggcggtccacgtgtgtgccagctttgtggccgcgatgggcactgggcctccaagtgtcataagcgcttccagcgaagcttccttggtcttggcaatgacggcaaagatacacgcaacaatgcccgtcaggtcgccatggctgatcgtcccgcgccgcagaagcaacagggacacactcagtcctactccatcgatccacactggtacatggactctggggcgacagagcatctgaccagcgagatggggaagcttcacactcgtgaaccctatcatggctccgacaagatccacaccgccaatggagcaggtatgcacatctctcatattggtcaagcatctcttctcactagacatgccaataggagtcttcagcttcgcaatgttcttcgagttccatctgtgacccgtaatcttctttcagttcctaaactcacacgtgataataatgtgctttgtgaatttcacccttttgatctttttattaaggatcggggcacgagggacattcttcttagtgggcggttgtgccagggcctctaccgtctggagcatcctggcgtcgcccgtgttttcagtggagttcgggtctctccgtcacagtggcatgctcgtcttggtcacccggccacacctattgtccgtcatattttgcgtcgtcatgagcttcctagtttgtctagtaataaagatgtagcagtgtgtgatgcttgtcagcaggggaagagtcatcaacttcctttttcggagtccagtcgtgaggtgaaacatcctttagaacttgtgttttcagatgtatggggtcctgctcagacttctgtcagtggtcataattactatatcagtttcgttgatgcttatagtcgctttacctggctttaccttattaaacgcaaatctgatgtgtttgatatttttgttcagtttcaaaaacatgttgaacgtcttctcaagcacaaaattgttcatgtccagtcggactgggggggggcgagtatcgcaacctcaactccttctttcagtcgcttgggatagctcatcgtttagcatgtccacatacacatcagcagaatggttcagtcgaacgtaagcatcgtcatattgttgaagctggtcttactcttttggcccatgcatctgttccgtttcggttttggagtgatgctttcaccactgcatgctttctcatcaaccgtactcccactcgtgttttaaacatgaagactcccattgaggttctccttaatgaacaacctgattatacctttttcaaggtatttgggtgtgcttgctggccgcatcttcgtccatataataagcgcaagcttgagtttcgttctaagaagtgtgtttttcttggctatagctctcttcataaaggttacaaatgtcttcatgttcccactaatcgtgtctatatatctcgggacgtcgtgtttgatgagcatgtttttccctttgccaaacttcctgtgtccactgtcgaaccaccatctctgcattcatcctctgttgcttctgaccaatttgatgatgttgcatactctcctttgctgttacctaaccatggtgcaggaaccggacgtggggctcgtttggagctgttggaggattcaccatcatcatcgccgccttctgatgggcacgtcgatcgccctatgttgcatggcatcgattcgcgtgcccatgcatggtcacccgaagagcccgtcgcgccgagcatctccactgctcggtccgctacgccagcgaccgccgagtctccagcggctcggccctcttcgccagcggccgccgagtcttcagcggctcggcctgtcacgccgtcttcgcccgcggctcggcccgtcacgccgtcttcgcctgcagctcgggtccgcgacgccgtcctcacgtcgccttcatccgcggatcggcccgcgacaccggccgcgccacggcccactatgccgggctcgccatcggcccggtctgtgacgccggcgtcgccagctgcttcgtctgctctgccggtttcgccggtgggccggccttcttcgccgaccgagcccgaggctactgtgtctggctcctcgtcaccggctgactcgtcaacgtcgccgtcctccagcccgttgcaggctgctccgtcgacctcggtggttcctgtgtcccgaccacatacacgcagtcgcagtggcattttcaaacctaaggaacgtaaggatggtacggttgcttggttggctgcttgtttggctgctgctgttgcggatccatcttctgagcctcgctcatatcaggctgccctgcgcattccacattggcgagaggctatggagcaggagtttcatgctctccttcgtaacaagacatggactctcgttcctccaccaccacgggtaaatgttattgactcaaaatgggtattcaaagtgaagaagcattcggatggatctattgagcgttacaaagcgcgacttgttgctcgcggttttcggcagcgccatggtcttgactatgaggacaccttcagtcctgtcgtcaagcctaccactattcggcttcttctctccattgctgtttctcgtggttggtcacttcgtcaacttgatgtgcagaatgcttttctacatggatttttggaggaagaggtttatatgaaacagccgcctggtttctctgatcctgatcgtcctgactatatctgtcgtctctccaaagcactatatggtttgaagcaagctcctcgtgcctggcatgcccgccttgcctctgcccttcgtgctcatgggtttgtgccgtccactgctgacacttcattatttcttctacagaagccagaagtcactatgtatcttttggtatatgtcgatgatattatccttgtcagctcttctcagtatgctgctgatgctcttgtctgctctcttggtgctgattttgcggtcaaagatcttgggaagcttcactactttcttggagttgaggtcacttctcgtgctactggtcttgtccttacgcagaagaagtactccttggagttgttacaaagagcgggcatgctgaagtgcaaaccgaccaccacacccatgtcgtctaccgacaagataacagctgttgatggtgagcttttgtctcctgcggatgccacagagtacaggagcattgttggtggacttcagtacttgacgatcacgagaccagatatctcttatgctgttaacagggtttgtcagtatcttcaggctcccagagatactcattgggctgctgttaaacgcattcttcgttatgttcagttcaccctgacatttggtatgcatattcggccgacttcctctcgggtcctttcggccttctctgatgcagattgggctggtagcccagatgacaggcgatccacggggggttatgcagtattctttggccctaatttgatcgcctggagtgctcggaaacaggctactgtgtcacgtagcagtactgaagctgagtacaaggctgtggctaatgctactgcagagattatttgggtacagtctttgcttcaggagttgggtttgtctcaaccacagcctcctattctttggtgtgataacatcggtgctacatacctttatgcaaatccagtatttcatgcccgaacgaaacacattgaaattgactatcactttgtacgggaacgtgtatcatagaagcaactccagatcaagtttatctcatctaaggatcaacttgcagacatcttcactaagcatttacctctgccacagtttgaggcttgtaggcacaatcttacccttctcagttctttagaaagtggctaagattgagggagggtgttagactatgtatagcttctgtacttatgtacgtattgtaacacatccattatatataatgagataagccacccctagagggtggTGCTGGTTCCCCCAAATTTTATTGTCTTACACAGAGCAACGACATGTGCGACAAGAAGTGCCAACACCACCAAGTTCCGGCCAGGAAAAAGCAGTGCGTCGACGAGTGCCACAGCCGGGAGCATCGTCCCCCAAGCAGAAAGTCTTGCGAGACCAAGTGTAGCCACTGGGTAGACCCGACGAGGAAGGAGCAGTGCGTGCAATACTGCATGCGCTACGGCCTCAGCCTCAATGCCGGCGGCAGCAACGCCGTCGACGAGCGCCCCCACGCCCAAGAGGAGGAGGTCGCCCGGCGTGCGTGCGACTGGGAGTGCCGCCTGTCCTGCCAGACGAAGTGTAAAAACTGGAAAGATCGGACCAAGCACCAAGAGTGCGTGCGACAGTGCATCCGCGGCAGCAACAGCGCCGTCGACGAGCAACTCCGCGGCTGGGAAGCGGTGGCCGGAGCCATCATCGAGGCGGTGTGATGTCCGCGGCGTCACGCACCTAATAATAATGTATAAGGGCGCTTCTGCGTACGTATGTACACGTTTTTATACGCCCGCTTATACGTACGTCTTGCTAGCTATGACGGCGAAGGCGTGATGAGAATAAAAAGCCAATAGCGTGCGGTGTCTGCATGCATGGCGATGCCTCTCCTAGCTGAAGAGAGCAGTATGGAACTCTGTTCCTTTTCCTTCTTAGCAGGTTGGTCTGCTCATAGCTGTTCGGCTATGTTTACACCAAAAAAGCAGAGCTGCATGTTTATGTTTACGTGTATGTGTACATGCATGTCAGCATGTGTAATGTGTTGCACCCATAAATGAAAAGCTACGTATCTTTCCGGCTACGCCGCTTTGTCTAAATATAAGCTCTTTTACATGATATAGAGTAGCTAAGTTCGCTAACGTAAGTATGCTTGACGAAAGTAGCAACACGTCGAAAATCAGCTAAGATCGCATCTTCCCTCTTATTAGTACAACTTACGCCAGAGACTCCACTGTACTTTTAGTTGTACAATAACAAGAATACATAATGACCTTGATAATAGCTAGTGCTAATGTACTAACGTTTTCTTAATCATGCATGGGTCAATGCTGGACTTCTAGACTATGTGGGGCACAACATTATGAGAACTGACATGTGATTAGATGAATAGATGAGTAGTTGTACCCAGCCCGTCATGGATCAAAAGCCCAGGTTGACAAATGTGTGTCTCACACTATGGGAAAATATGTCTTTGCCGAGAGTTTGGGTGTTGCTAAGTGTCTTTTATCGAGCACTAGGCAAACAAGCCCTTTGCAGAGTGCCTAGAGGAACATCATCGAGAAGGAATCGCTGTTTCGAGGAACAGATAAGATTTGAAGGCAAAGCAATCACTTCTTTAGCGTTTGCCTTAAAAAAATCTACACTCAAGATACACCCTAAAATGTTCTATGTCAAAATTTGacattttttggggttcgtttgctACATTCAGTCCATGTAGTGCATATCTAGGCATTTagtataattaaaatttgaactggaAGTTCATGAAAAAAGATAGAAAATTTGGGTTgaaaaaaaaaaatcatatttgtgttcttgagacTATGTTTAGGTCTTAtccaagaaaagaaaatgaaactcAAACATCAAGGTGTCAAGACCCGACCCCGAACATGGAGCTTATTGGATTTTACAATCTAAAAAATGCAAACGAAGTTTGGAAAACATACATGGCATGGTGTCATTATATGACCTCAGTGGGAAGCGATAAAAAATTAAGAAGATATCACGAAAGACGTACACTGCTTAGAAACTAGAACATCTTGAAGGAAGAACCGTAGTTTCGAAAGGAAACGAGTTAGCTTTGAAGAAGAAGCGACCGTTGCTTCGTCCAGTGGCCTTGATTTTTTTTTTCTACACTCAGGATGCACCATCACATGTTTTATGTCAAACTTTGGCATCGCGGGGTTCATTTTCTATATTTAAGTCATCTAGTGTATTTCTAGGCATTGAGTGaatataattaaaatttgaacagcAAGTGCGTGAAAAGGTTGGCAAAATTGGGTTGAAAattatatttgtgttcttgagtacATATTCAAGCCTTATCCACGAAAATAAAAAGAATCACAAACATCAAGGTGCCAAGACTCGACCACAAACATGGAGCTTATTGGATTTTTAATTCTAGAAAATGGAACGAAGCCTGGAAAACATGAAACTTGCCACGGTGTAATTATATTATCCCTAGAGGCTGTGGTAAAAATTGGAGAAGGCTTCACAAAATTTGGAATGTACACACGTTAGAAAACCACACCATCTCTAAGGAAGAATCGTGATTTTGAGAAGAAATGAGTCTGGTTTGAAGGCGAAGTGTTGGTTACTTTGGTTTGATATTGAAACTTTCTCTAGCTCAACATACACCATCAAATGTTCCATGCCAGAATTTGGCATTTTTCCTGGCCCGTCTGTTCTATTTAATCCATTAAGCGCATTTAAAGACATTTAATACATTAAACACATTTATAAGCCCTTTTCTTGCTGGTATTTTCCTGGGGATGGTGAGGGCCGACACCACTATCTTGAAAGAATTGTATCCGGGGGTGCGAAGTACGGAGCCCCTGCTAGAAAAAAAAATAGCAATGAAAAAATAGTattaagaaaaaggaaaaatgttTGCCGGGTGTCGTGCTATTTACACTCGGCAAAGATTGTTTGTTGGGTGTCCTCTGTTTACGCTTGACAAAGATGTTGCATTTTGATTGGTCAACACACTCCTCTTTACAGCAGGTCCCTTGGGAGATTAGAGTGCAAATTACAAATTTTCACAAAATAGTACAATTTCTATCCCATGCAGTGTATCATATTAAAAAAAGATATAAATGGGATAGCACATAACTGTGCTCATCAGGCAATTAGACAATCTTTGTCTAGGCCTATCTTTAGTTGCACTAATTCTTCTCATAGAAATAGCTGCTGTCTAGTTGAGTCCATCTTCCAAACTCTTTGCTCGCAGGGCTATGTAATCACTGCTGTACAATGTCTATGAGATGAATGGAATATTGGCGCCTCCGGCGCCTCTCTctgttcaaaaaaaagaaaaagaaaaatggtcaACACAAGCTTCCCACGGATCACACCTCATGGCCGTCGGATGCTTCTCTCTCTCTACCCCGTCTCCCATCTCGCAAGCCATCGCTGCCCCTCTCCCGCCTCCGTGACCGTCTCTCTCTTGCGTGTTCCTAATCTCTTTCGCATCGCCGCGTTGAGCGTCTAGCTAGCCTAAGGACGCATGTGGCAGCTAGCTTGCAATGGATTGATTTAGAGACTAGCTTGCAATGGATTGATCCAACCGGCAGACTACAAATTTTAGCTTAACTTCCAAAATTGAAGGCTGGTGCGGACCAAGTAAGCTCTCTAGAAATGCAATCTACAGTTAGAACAACCTAAAGCA from Triticum aestivum cultivar Chinese Spring chromosome 4A, IWGSC CS RefSeq v2.1, whole genome shotgun sequence harbors:
- the LOC123083942 gene encoding antimicrobial peptides, with the protein product MGFVHKGGVWCFLLLAGVLLAAAAAGAEQDDGAVVTAAPEVEEEVGRRVDGQGNDSCDIKCQHHQVPARKKQCVDECHSREHHHPSRASCETKCSLWQDPTRKEQCVQQCMRRGLSVDVGGSNGVNEHPHAQEEEPGRRSNDMCDKKCQHHQVPARKKQCVDECHSREHRPPSRKSCETKCSHWVDPTRKEQCVQYCMRYGLSLNAGGSNAVDERPHAQEEEVARRACDWECRLSCQTKCKNWKDRTKHQECVRQCIRGSNSAVDEQLRGWEAVAGAIIEAV